The following coding sequences lie in one Hyphobacterium sp. CCMP332 genomic window:
- a CDS encoding cell division protein FtsQ/DivIB, with protein MSKVKRAPARRKPTRRKSPRKQTAAASAPRRFRNWVEARLRGARYSAANAARLFAGLAAALILLILGGFFIFGGLDDLGASAERMAANRMAAMGLAIDIIEVSGVEPEQAAEVATTISVFRGQPMLNFNPNAARAEVEALPWVREASIVRLWPDRIAVIIEPRAEFALWQIDGDIHVIDRDGAVLGEADANEWPDLPLVVGFGANEEAEFLIEILEHHEEIESRVSAMVRVGDRRWNLRLVNGLDIKLPESEVGAALALLAAMHAERGVLRLDAESIDLRQPGEMILRARPERARAAGMEEREA; from the coding sequence AACCGCCGCAGCGTCCGCGCCGCGGCGTTTTCGTAACTGGGTGGAAGCCCGGCTTCGCGGTGCGCGTTACAGCGCCGCCAATGCCGCACGCCTCTTTGCAGGCCTCGCCGCTGCATTGATCCTTCTCATTCTCGGCGGCTTTTTCATTTTTGGCGGGCTGGATGATCTGGGCGCCTCGGCAGAGCGCATGGCCGCCAATCGCATGGCAGCGATGGGGCTCGCGATCGACATCATCGAAGTCTCAGGCGTCGAACCCGAACAGGCCGCAGAAGTCGCGACAACGATATCGGTCTTTCGCGGGCAACCCATGCTGAATTTCAACCCGAACGCCGCCCGTGCCGAAGTCGAGGCTCTGCCCTGGGTCAGAGAAGCCAGCATTGTGCGCCTCTGGCCCGACCGGATTGCCGTGATTATCGAGCCGCGCGCTGAATTCGCGCTGTGGCAGATCGACGGCGACATTCACGTCATTGACCGCGACGGCGCGGTGTTGGGCGAGGCCGATGCCAATGAATGGCCCGACCTGCCGCTTGTCGTTGGTTTTGGTGCCAATGAAGAGGCTGAATTCCTGATCGAGATCCTCGAACACCATGAAGAGATCGAGAGCCGGGTATCCGCGATGGTGCGCGTCGGTGACCGCCGCTGGAATTTGCGCCTCGTCAACGGGCTGGATATCAAACTGCCGGAAAGCGAAGTCGGTGCAGCGTTGGCGTTGCTGGCGGCCATGCATGCAGAGCGCGGTGTTCTGCGACTGGACGCCGAGAGTATCGATCTGCGCCAGCCCGGCGAAATGATTTTACGGGCGCGGCCTGAGCGCGCGCGCGCGGCCGGCATGGAGGAGCGCGAGGCGTGA